The genomic stretch GTCAATCTCAATGTGTTTAGTCCTGTCATGCTGAACAGGATTATGAGCAATACTAATAGCCGATTTATTGTCACAAAACAATGTCATAGGACCTTCACATTGTATCTTTAAGTCTTCTAGAATTTGTTTCATCCACAATAGCTCACAAATTCCTAATGCCATAGCTCTAAATTCTGCCTCGGCGCTTGATCGAGCAACTACACTTTGCTTCTTACTCTTCCAAGCTACAAGGTTACCACACAGAAAAGTACAATAGCCTGACGTAGATCTTCTGTCACTCACTGATCCAGCATAATCCGCATCAGTGTAAGTCTCCATAGTTAGATTTCCACCTCTTTTAAACAAAAGTCCTCTCCCTGGAGTTGCTTTAAGATATTGTAGAACGCGGTCTACAGCCTGCAAATGTCTCACCCTCGGATCATGCATGAATTGGCTCACCACACTGACTGCATATGCCAAATCTGGTCTAGTGTGTGCCAAGTAAATCAATTTTCCCACTAATCTCTGATATTGACCCTTGTCAACTTTGTCACTTTCCTCCTCAAAGATTATCCTGTGATTTTGTTCAATGGGAACACTTGCAGGTTTGCATCCAAGTTTGCCAGTTTCCTGCAAAAGATCAAGCACATACTTCCTTTGAGAAATAAAGATGCCTTGCTTTGAGTAGGCTACCTCAATTCCCAAGAAATACTTGAGTTGCCCAAGGTCTTTCATCTCAAACTCTGCTGATAATTTCTCTTTGAGGAAATGTCTCTCAGTCAAATCATCTCCTGTAacaataatatcatcaacataaacaagaAGTATAGTCAGTTTTCCTCCTTGTGaatgtttaaaaaataaagtgtggTCTCCTTGACTTTGCTTATAGCCCAAACACATCATTGCCTTTGTGAATCTTCCAAACCATGCCCGAGGGGACTGCTTTAGTCCATATAAGGCTTTCTTCAATTTACACACCTTGTTAGCTCCATTTGTTATGCCAACACCTGGTGGAATCtccatatacacttcttcctctaAGTCTCCATGCAAGAACGCATTTTTAACATCAAACTGTTGCAATTCCCATCCACATGAAGCAGCAAGAGATAGTAAAATTCGAACAGTATTCATCTTTGCCACTGGGGCAAATGTCTCCTCATAATCAATACCATACGTCTGAGTATAACCTtttgccactagtcttgctttgtACCGATCAAGTGTACCATCAGATTTGTACTTTACAGTATAGATCCATCTGCATCCAACTGGACTTTTGTCTCTTTTCCTTTCAATAATCTCCCAAGTACCATTTTTTTCAAGTGCTCTCATTTCCTCATCCATAGCTTGGACCCAATTTTTATTTTGCAATGCTTCTTCAACAGATGATGGGATTTTCACAGAATCAACAGCTGCAACAAAACTTTGATATTGTGTGGAAAGATGTTTAGTGGAGACATATTGAGAGATAGGGTGTCGATATAGGGAGGGACAAGATCTTTTATCCTTCCTCAAAGCAATGGGTAAATCAACTGGATTAGTGTCACAAGTATCAGAAATGGCACAATCATCACTAGAGGAATCATTTTCAGTACTTACCTCCGGTTCAGGCGATTGAATTTGTTTCTGGAGAAGGTCAGGTTTACTTCTTCTCTGATACACTAGAGTTGGTGCTGGAGGTGCTGATTCCTGTAAAACAGAAGGCCTTGAAGGACCAGGAACACTTACTGGCTCAGATTCAGGTGTTGAACTAGGACTCAAACTCAAACTAGGTGACAACTCGGGTTCAAGAGAGGGAACACTGATAGGTGTTCTAGGGAGGCTAGGACCAAGGATCAGAAACTCGGACTCAGACTCTGACTCTGACTCTAAGTCACTTATGTTCTCCCCCTGAGACTGAGAACGAGTGAAATATGACACATTTTCATGAAAGGTGACATCTTTGGAGACAAAGAATTTTCGACTCGGAGGATGATAACATTTGTACCCTCTTTTGTTGGGTGCATAACCCAGAAAGATACATCTGACAGCACGGGGATCCAATTTGTTGCGATATTGTTTgtgaacatgaacaaaagcaaCACAACCAAAAATGCGAGACTCAAGAGTGTGTAAGATAGGAACAGATGGAAAACGTGAAAGCATAAATTGGGCAGGACTTTGATTACCTAACACTCGAGATGGGACCCGGTTAATCAGATAGGCAGCAGTAAGAATTGCCTCACCCCAATAAGAGGTAGGAACAGACATTTGAAAAAGGAGAGATCTAGCAACTTCAAGTAAATGATGATTTTTTCTTTCTgcgacaccgttttgttgtggggTGTCAACACATGTGAATTCATGGAGAATGCCATGTTTACTAGTGAAGTTGGAAAAGGTATGATTGACATATTCTTTACCATTGTCAGAACGAATTCTTTTTATGCCTTTCCCAAATTGCGTTTGTACCATATTATAAAATTGGGTAAATATTTGTGGTACTTCGGATTTAGTATTCATCAAGAAAATCCAAGTTACCCGAGTACAATCATCAATAAATGAGACAAACCATTTTGCACCAAAAATATTAGAGGTAGGGGCAGGTCCCCAAACATCAGAATGAATCAAATCAAAAGGTTCATCACTTTTATTAAAACTGGAAGGAAAAGATACACGATTGTGTTTTGCCAACTGACAAACATCACACTTAAAAGACTCAACAGAATGGTGTAAGAACAACGACGGGAACATAGACTTAATTATATAAAATGGAGGATGACCGAGACGCTTGTGCTGAAGCCAAATTTGTGAGGCTGAAGAGGAAGACTGAGACTGGAAACAGGAGGACAACACCTTTGGATGGTCATCAGAGAAGTAGTATAACCCTTCCTTTTCCTTAGCAATTCCAATCGTCTGCCCCGTGGTAAGGTCCTGAAAAACACAATGGGACATAGAAAAAATTACTTTACAATTCAGATCACGGGTAAGCTTATGGATGGAAATTAAATTGTGGGAAAGTGTGGGAACATGAAGCACATATTGCAACTGGAATGGAGGTTGCAAGTCAATATTTCCAGTGCCAACAACACAAGCATGAGAGCCATCAGCAACAGTGATATAAGGAATACTCGAAGGTGTGGTATAAGAGCATAATAATGTGGAATCAAATGTCATATGATTAGTAGCACCAGAGTCAAGAATCCACGCATTCTTAGGAATATTACCACAAACAGTAAGAGATCGGGAACACAAACTCTTACCAGTAACTGCTAGAGACCCAGAACCAGAAGGCTTACTCATGGAGTCAAGCATAGATTTCAACCGTTCCACATCATTCTGACTGAAGGAGGAAAGATCAGTTCCCCTCTTTTCAAAGCTTTCAGTATCCTGGACATGTGTAGCAACATGTGCCTGATATTGGTGCATGTTGCGAGAACCGCCACCTCGGCTAAGAACCTGCTCCCTCCCATGAAGTTTGAAACACCTATCCTTTGTATGCCCTGATCGGTTACAATGCTCACAATAGAATTTGTCACGAACATTCTTGGATGATGATGGTGGTGGTCCTTGTCTTGTTGTTTTGCTAGCTACTAATGCTGACACATCCGGGGGCTGTTCATGAAGCATAACTTGACGACGGGTTTCCTCACTACGGACAGTGTAAAAAACTTCATTAAGATCAGGAAATTTTTCCTTACCCAAAATTTGCACCCGAATAGGGTCAAATTCAGCATTAAGGCCTGCTAGGAAATCAAAGATCCTATCCCGCTCAACAACAGTATTCAAGGTGGCAGTATCCTTGCTGCACTCCATCTTCAAATTCTGATACTGATCCAACTCAATCCAAAAACCATTGAGAACTCCAAAATACTCAGTGATCGAAAGATTTCCCTGCTTAGTGTTGAAGATTTTCCTCTTTAAATCATAACAAGCAGACATATCTTGTTTCATGGAATAACTGCGACGAAGATACTCCCAAACTGCCTTTGCACTTGAGAGATACATGCAATTTCTACTAATTTCTGGAGATATGGAGTTCCAAAGCCAAGTAATAATAGCAAAATCATCTTTATCCCAGGAAGGGAAGTTAGGAGCAGTAACCAGAGGAGGATTTCCTTCAATATGATCAAGCATGTCGCAACATTTAAGAGTGTGTCTGATGAACTGAGACCATTGAAAATAATTTTTGCCGGTAAGCCAATAACCTTTTTGAACGACAAAATCCTTAGCATTAAATGGGGCTGGTGGGTTTGTGGGAGGTGGAGGTGGAGGTGGAGGTGGAGGTGGTTGATCGTTAATAATCTCAGCCATTGAAAGGACAATCGAGAGAAAACAAACCAAGAAACAGGATGAGTTAGGGTTTCAAAGATGAGTGAACAAAAACAAGAAGCACACAAAACAACAATGACCCAAACAcccaaaaacaacaacaaactGCAAACTGCAGTAAAAAAAACTCCGCTACAAGGCGGCTAGGGTTTAGGCGGAAGCGAATCCCCCAAAATCGGGAGCTCTTGATAccatgttataaaatattttaCTGATATATTAAAAAGTGATTCTTACATGTTACATCTACATGCTTTAAATAAGAGAGAATAGAAGACCTAATGAGCTTTGACTAATGGGCCTCATTactaatagaaataattactatttacaatctaatatttacaacaacaataaatatattattaattgAATATACAAAAATTTCGAGATTAATTACTAAAATTTATAAAATTGATTCCATCATCATCCAtttgtattattttataaatttttaaaataaaagtcaaatttattATAATATCCAACGACTATGATTAACTAATGATGTAAAATCCTTTTTATACTGTCaatatatttcaattaaatccatTAAATATTTTTACACGGTCAATTAATCACAACCATTGATTTATTTATAAtgtttgatttttgttttaaCTATTTAAAAGTAATAGAAACGGAGGATTGTCTACAACTTTTTACATTTACGGTGCATAACCattaatcttttttttttttctattcAATTTAcgtttttttaattttataactaaaataatattattttaatttcatcTTCCCCTTTGCAAATTTTGAGTTCTTCCATTTCCTTTAACCTAACTAATTTGCAACGGCATCGGAAATTCAAGCGCGCCACCACCGTAGTTCAAGCACGCCGCCGGTTGGTATTGCTATTTTCCATTTCTTCTTCGCCTTTCATCCGCTTTCTACTTCAATCTTTTCTATCcataattttatattattttccAAAATATCTTCATTGCAGCGGACGCGAAACTCCGCGCCGGCAGTTACACGCGACGGCTTTTTCTCGGTAAATGCACCCGAGGCAGCCGCGACAATGATGCTACTGTAGAGGCTAGCGGCCACTCCCCTTCGCGCCGCAGAACACCGATTTTTGCCGCAATTAACTATTTAGAAATTTCTTTGTGTACTGTCTTGCTAATATTGGTTCACAATTCAATCTTGAAGTTTTGCAATTCGTTGTTTGTTTTGTTCAGAGTGTTCAGCAGCGTTTAATTTACAAGAAAATCGGCTGAATTTGTGTAGGTTTTATCAGAGATATGGGTGAAATTTGGTGGCCACTTTTGGGGGCAGTAATCCCTGTGGTTATTGCAGGACAAGCTTTTAGAGCGAAGAAAAAGAACGCGGAAGAGGAGAAGTTGAAGAGTGCAAGAGGAAGAGAAACGAGTTCTGCTGAAAATTTTGTATGTGAAAGGGTCTGCACCTCAAAGAGGATGTTGAAAAAGGTTGGCTCATTCTCAAAAGATCCCATTCCTGATACTTGTGTTACTGTCTGCGGCGTGTCCGATCTTGATGCGTGTGCCGATGCTTGTGTTCGCACTGTTTGTGTTAATCAACATCAAGTTCCGAATTGGAATGACATTTGCCTTAGGAGATGCCAGAGTGAATGTCTTAAACTTTCCTCTCAGTCTTCTTAGCAGGTTAGTTGCATTTAGGCAATGAAATGTGTATTTATTATGTATTGAGTTTTGTTATAGTTGTCAATTATTCGGCTCGTCGTCATGCCGACTCGTGAATCCGAATTTGTTATAAATTCTATTGAAATGCAAACTGGGTTTTACTCAATTAGTTTCTAATTCATTTAATTTACTGACTGGAGTTATAAATGGTTGTTTTTGTTTCTTGAATCTGGCCTTGTTGGTGTATCAGTACAGCACACATAAAGATTAGAGACTTGTAAAACAAAAATTGACATATATAGATATAATCTACATGTATCTTATATTTCAAATAGACATGGATTTGAATATATCAACAACAAAAAATTACACATGGATCTCTGAATTTGATAGATCTGCAGTATCCTTCTATAGTATTCTATCTTATATCTATAGACCTGTAATATACTATCTTGAACAGAAAACGAGAAAGCAATAAAATAATGAAGGGTATGTGTTTATTTTTGTGTTTGGGCAAGAATTTGAATGAAGAAATGGACGTAAATCAATGACCAGGGCCTTTAGGACTTGGTCCAGAA from Lathyrus oleraceus cultivar Zhongwan6 chromosome 7, CAAS_Psat_ZW6_1.0, whole genome shotgun sequence encodes the following:
- the LOC127105730 gene encoding uncharacterized protein At5g64816, producing the protein MGEIWWPLLGAVIPVVIAGQAFRAKKKNAEEEKLKSARGRETSSAENFVCERVCTSKRMLKKVGSFSKDPIPDTCVTVCGVSDLDACADACVRTVCVNQHQVPNWNDICLRRCQSECLKLSSQSS